One genomic window of Glycine soja cultivar W05 chromosome 9, ASM419377v2, whole genome shotgun sequence includes the following:
- the LOC114425219 gene encoding translation factor GUF1 homolog, mitochondrial, producing MGYLSKASKTLRQSNYLSLLCNSNFNFNPLTNRITHERFSVTRALLCSQTRQNSTTREKSTIDLSQYPKELVRNFSIIAHVDHGKSTLADRLLELTGTIKKGHGQPQYLDKLQVERERGITVKAQTATMFYKHGVNGDDCSDGKESPKFLLNLIDTPGHVDFSYEVSRSLAACQGVLLVVDAAQGVQAQTVANFYLAFESNLTIVPVINKIDQPTADPDRVKAQLKSMFDLDPSDVLLTSAKTGEGLQQILPAVIERIPAPPGRSDSPLRMLLLDSYYDEYKGVICHVAVVDGVLRKGDKISSAATGQSYEASDIGIMHPELTPTGILLTGQVGYVVSGMRSTKEARVGDTIYHTRSTVEPLPGFKPAKHMVFSGLYPADGSDFEALNHAIERLTCNDASVSIAKETSTALGLGFRCGFLGLLHMDVFHQRLEQEYGAHVISTVPTVPYIFEFHDGSKLEVQNPASLPSNPKHKVTACWEPTVLATIIIPSEYVGPVITLVSERRGQQLEYSFIDSQRVFMKYRLPLREIVVDFYNELKSITSGYASFDYEDSDYQQADMVKLDILLNGQPVDAMATIVHSAKAYRVGRELTEKLKGVLDRQMFEVNIQAAIGSKIIARETISAMRKNVLAKCYGGDITRKRKLLEKQKEGKKRMKRVGSVDIPQEAFHELLKVS from the exons ATGGGTTATCTGAGCAAAGCTTCCAAAACCCTAAGGCAATCGAATTACCTATCGTTGTTGTGCAattccaatttcaatttcaatccaTTAACGAACAGAATAACCCATGAACGTTTTTCTGTGACGCGTGCACTGTTGTGTTCCCAGACACGCCAAAACAGCACCACGAGAGAGAAAAGCACCATAGATTTGAGCCAATATCCAAAAGAGCTCGTTAGAAACTTCTCAATCATTGCACACGTTGATCATGGCAAGTCCACACTCGCTGATCGGCTTCTAGAACTCACTGGAACCATTAAGAAAGGCCACGGCCAACCCCAGTATCTTGATAAACTGCAG gtggagagagaaagaggaatCACAGTTAAAGCCCAGACAGCAACAATGTTTTATAAGCACGGTGTAAATGGTGATGATTGCAGTGATGGAAAGGAGTCACCTAAGTTCTTGCTGAATCTTATTGACACTCCTGGACATGTTGACTTTAGTTATGAGGTGTCCAGGTCACTGGCAGCTTGTCAGGGTGTGCTTTTGGTTGTCGATGCTGCTCAGGGAGTCCAAGCACAAACTGTTGCTAACTTTTACCTTGCCTTTGAGTCTAACCTAACAATTGTTCCTGTCATAAACAAGATTGACCAGCCAACTGCTGATCCTGATCGCGTTAAAGCCCAATTGAAATCAATGTTTGATCTTGACCCAAGTGATGTGCTGCTAACATCTGCTAAAACTGGAGAGGGTCTTCAGCAAATCCTTCCAGCAGTCATAGAGCGCATACCTGCCCCTCCTGGGAGGAGTGATTCTCCTTTACGCATGCTTTTGCTTGATTCATATTACGATGAATACAAAGGGGTAATATGTCATGTTGCTGTTGTTGATGGTGTCCTGCGCAAGGGGGATAAGATTTCTTCTGCAGCTACTGGTCAGTCATATGAAGCTTCAGATATAGGCATCATGCATCCTGAACTTACACCTACTGGAATCTTGCTTACTGGACAAGTTGGTTATGTTGTAAGTGGCATGCGTTCAACTAAAGAGGCACGTGTTGGTGATACAATTTATCATACTCGAAGTACTGTAGAGCCTCTTCCAG GCTTCAAGCCAGCAAAACATATGGTGTTCTCTGGCCTTTATCCAGCTGATGGATCTGATTTTGAAGCTCTAAATCATGCAATAGAGAGGCTGACATGCAATGATGCCAGTGTCTCTATTGCTAAAGAAACTAGCACTGCTCTAGGTCTGGGGTTCAG GTGTGGGTTTTTAGGCCTTCTGCACATGGATGTTTTTCATCAACGGCTTGAACAG GAGTATGGAGCTCATGTTATATCAACTGTTCCTACTGTGCCTTATATATTTGAGTTTCATGATGGAAG CAAGTTAGAAGTTCAGAATCCCGCTTCATTACCCTCTAATCCTAAGCATAAAGTGACAGCCTGTTGGGAACCTACAGTATTAGCTACTATAATCATTCCTAGTGA GTATGTGGGACCTGTTATTACCCTTGTCTCTGAGCGTAGGGGTCAGCAGTTGGAGTACTCATTCATCGacag TCAACGGGTATTCATGAAGTACCGCCTGCCTTTGAGAGAAATTgttgttgacttttataatgAATTGAAGAGCATAACATCAGGCTATGCATCATTTGATTATGAGGACTCAGA TTATCAACAAGCTGATATGGTGAAACTGGATATTCTCTTGAATGGACAACCTGTTGATGCAATGGCTACCATAGTTCATAGCGCAAAAGCATATCGTGTTGGGCGTGAACTGACAGAGAAATTGAAGGGCGTCTTAGACAG GCAAATGTTCGAGGTAAACATACAAGCCGCCATTGGGTCAAAAATCATAGCAAGAGAGAC GATTTCCGCTATGAGGAAAAATGTTCTTGCCAAGTGTTATGGTGGTGATATTACTCGAAAAAGGAAGCTATTGGAGAagcaaaaggaaggaaagaagcGAATGAAACGTGTTGGTTCTGTTGATATACCACAAGAAGCATTTCACGAACTATTAAAGGTTTCTTAG